The DNA segment actttTTATCTGCTTACAAAAACTCGGGTACAGAGAAATCTCCATTAAGTTAAGGATGTGTTCAAGGAGAAAttacagtgattaaaaaaaataggttgTGGTGGACTTTGTATTGATGATTTATAAACAAGTTTCTTGgcctttctgaattttttttcctttcctgtttattTAAATCATGATGGCCTATATAACATTGAAGCATCtgaaaatttgaaataattttttgacATATTGTAATCAGATTATCTCATGTTAGCACCTTTCAGTTTTACATTTGTTACCTGTACTTGGGCTTCAAATTGAAGTCTGTTTTATATGTAAAATTTCATGTTTATAAAAGAATGGTAAATAGTAATGACGTTCTTTAATGTCAGATGATAACTAATTTTGCTGAAATGTCAactatttattttgattaaaGCTTTTGTATAGTGTTTTTACACAGGTATAAGCCAGCAGTGTAAATATTTATAGGATTTTGGCTTAGTACCTCAAGCTATATTTAACAGTACAGTTGAATTCTAGGTAGTGAATCTATTGTATAGAATACCAAGTAGAATTTTCTCAGTCTTTAGGTTTAGCTGTGAAAACATTTGCTTCATTTAAATTTTGGTTAACTTTTTGAGATCTCTTTGATAAATAATATTTTGTGTGATCCTTTAGttaaatgaacttttaaaagtGGAGCTTCTGCTTTCAATACTATTGGAGAATTTGGAACAGATCTTGAAGTTTTAATTCGAACTTGGTGTTACACTAAATGTGGAGATAAATTTTTAAACCCTCATCTCTTGCCTACTGTTACTAATGTTAACTTCAAAGTGTGAAAACTAGAATCTCCACTTAATATGATGAAAACCAAATTTACAGAAGAGAAAAACCAGAGTGAAATGAATTTGTATTATTAAGAGTCTATCCTTGTGTTAATAGTACTTTTTATGCCCTAAAAGAACTTTTAATAGAACAAATGAGCAATGCTGTTAGCAGGTCAGGAATCTCCAGATTCTACCCTGGTAAGTAGAAAGTACTTTTATACCCTAACAtgacaagagatttttttttttgaactataAACTTTTTTATTGTACTTAGAAAATACATCATTTCACTACATAATGTAAAGTTTGTCATTGTGTGCTTGAAAAATGCTGTTGCGTGGTAAGCATATTTAAAACGAAGAACTAAAATTATCTTCTTGGTTTGCAGTTAAGGGTATGAGATTCGTTTCCAACTCCTTTTGTTTCTGGAGAAGACCCTGCAATCACATTGATATTTTAGTGAAGGTATATAACcaacttaaatatttttttctctttcaaaaataCATGATACAAAATATCATTGAACTCTCAGGATAGAATTGTTATTAGACATagcttaagtttctttttttttttttaagtaattctTGTAATTTGGGTGTTGTCTAGCTAGAACATTTTCTACTATGAGAACAACAgggatagtttttgtttgtttgtttttcttttcttttttttgttttttgttttttgtttaccaCTATTGGATTTCTAAAGTGAAATCTACTCTCAAGTGCTCTAAGATCATGAGAAGACACAGTCAGAGTCTTACCATTCCCAGTATTGCTCTCAGCTCTGCTGAACAGCACGAATAAGGGTGAGGTGAAGCACGAACATCCCAGTCCTTCCTTCTCTTGCTCCTTTGTTCACCCAGGTTGAGTCCTGAGCTCAAGCTAGCTATATGTAAGCTCTTAAAGGACACAGGTAAATGGTGTCTGAGCAGAGGGTAAGCACCACACAGGCCAAATACAGTGTAATAGCCTCAGGATAGGTTTCAGCACATTAGCAGGGTTTATTTTTGCCTGTGTAAAAGGTAGTAAAAATGtataatttcattctttgaaCAGATATATTCTGttcttaactttaaaaaatggaCCATATTGGTTAAAATTCATTAAAGCATAattgtatatttgtttcttggttttagCACTTTATTGTGTTTTGATgttttaaatgtacttttttgtttgtttggttggtttttgagacagggtttctctgtgtagccctggctgtcctggaactcactttgtagatcaggctggcctcgaactcagaaatccacctgcctctgcctcccaagtgctgggattaaaggtgtgcgccaccaccgcctggcatatgtacatatttttaaataaaagttgtcTTAATATGCAAACTGTCTCGGGACTTTGATTCTCAGAACTACTATATGCAGCCTGGACTaggatcctcctgcttcccaaATGTTGATTATGCAGGTGAAAATGGTAATTTGAGAGCAAATTCAAGGAAAAAGGTTCTTTTGATTTCTGTTCAAGGTTAATATATAGGAATTGAAAACATAACTGTTATAAACTGGGGTGCAAACACTGCCACCATATAAAGAGAACAAACATCTAAAAACAGTTACTTGGTGAAGAGTGCATACCTGTCTTAGTTCTGAAAGCCCCTTAAGGATAGCTTGCTGTCGGTCCCTGTTTTTCACTAATTTAGGATTAAGAAGTGGATCCCTGATATGGTCAGAGTCAAATAGCTCTTGTTCTCGGGCACAATCTGAAGGATAGATAAATTTTACAATAGTCAAATAAATTACTTAGGACTTAGTTAAAGCATAGACTAATATTGAAGCAAATTTAGGGTTGGAAGGtcggtttgtttgcttgctttttatgcTACTTAACTTACCATGAGATTTTTGGTATTGGTTGTCCTGGGTTGAAGGCCTAGACAAGGGTGCGTCTGGATCAAGATAATAGATCTCATTTGTTCGAACGTAGGGAATAAAATGGGATGGCTCAGACATCTCATCTGATAATTTAGTATGACCATCTCCTAAAGTCAGAGTCTCCTTTTCATAGTCATTGTTTTTTAGTGGTAAGTGTAATACATTACTTtgagtttgttgagttctgttttTTACTGCTGGTGATGTTTGAAacctattaaacaaacaaacaaacaagctttaATAAATTCTATGGAGtcatagatggctgtgagccaccatgtgggtatgagcaactgaactcaggtcctcttgaagagcaaccagtgctcttaactactgagccatctctctggcctctagAAACTGCATCTTTTAAACATATCTGACCACATTGCAGTCTATTCAAGATGTGTATGGTCCTTAAGGAATACTATATATAGCAGTCTATAACTTTTCATAAAGCAGGACAATAGTATGCAGTGTtgttgtgtgtatacacacatatagacagacacacTCCAGTGGAGGCGGGGGAGTTAGATTCCAACAGTCATCAATGTTGGGTGGGTTCAACCACATTTTTATATGATTTATCATAAAGTGATGCCTGAGCTATATGAACTAAAGTTGCTGTTCGAGACAAGTCTCAAACTAAATGCACAaagataaagaataaaaacatttgaCTAGTCTAAACTTCCCACCCAATtaactggatttaaaaaaaaaaaaaaaaaaaaaaaaacagttttcacCTATCTGATTTATCCAGGCTCCTATTCTATTGTTAATAGAAAACTCAAACCTGTTGAGGCCCAGTCCAGCTAAAAGCCATAGTAAACCTTTACCCAATCAGTGGAAGCCATACCTCTTTCCTATTACTGCCTTCATCTGCATATGGAGCTGTCACCCAGATTTTGAGTGGATATTTCATATCCCACAAAGCAGCATACATCccacaaagtaaataagtaatacCACATACCTTTCTTTACTAACTGAAGGAGTTTTCAGAGGTTCTTCTACCTTAAAGATGGATAGTACAAGCAGAGATAGAGTAAGTAACATTATCACAGTCCCCAAATACGTCTAAAAcgttatttctgtgtgtgcatgcatatgtacagtGTGTCCACGGAAGTCAGACAACTCAGAGGAGCTGTTTGTGTCCTagtgactcaggtcatcaagctcgGTGGCAGGCACCTTCATTGGCATCTCATCAACTTCTCAGACATACTCAAATAATATAAGCATATCTAAATAAGAGATGCTGTATGAAATAGAGTAGAGTCCCAGGGCTAGGTCAGGAGCACTTTCTAATATGAGTTTTAATAACAGTATTCTCATTAACGCACAAAACTTCATAGTTACTTTAAGGAAGGCATTCAAACACTCTTGACCAGCCCAAAACTACACTGCAGTGATCCACTAGGATGACCATTCTGTAGCTTTGCTTAGGTTTTGTTGtattgttttccaagacagggtctctagaacttcctttgtagaccaggctggcttcaaactccctaGCTGTctcccgactgctgggattaaagacttgcccCCCCACCACACCAAGctctgttttagggttttatattttgaccaccacatttttttttttaatttgtccactctccctccccccaaataacaacaacaaaataagctTTAATTTTCTTTGAGGATTCATGTATCCTCCTGCCTACATTTAATCCTTTTGTTACCTATTTCTTGATCTCCTTTCTAAATTTTATACTATATGTCCATATTTACATGTTGTAAGCTAGGATACATCCTCATATGAGTGAGAATCTCATcttctgtttttgtgtgtgtgtgtgtgtgtgtgttttagcccTTTTCTGAGTTTGGGTTACCTCAACATATTTCCAGATCCACCAATTTCCCTACAAATTTGATGATttcgttttttgttgttgtttgttttttttttttcttgtttgtttgaaacagggttttcatttttctttacatctaggtagtatttcattttatttatgtatgctaTTTTCATATGCACTTGAGTAAAGAAAGCACTTATCTgcataaagatgtgtgtgtgtgtgtatatatatatatatgtatatatatatatatatatatgtatatatatattcattatttatatttGCTTTTGGCTACAGTTTCTGATGCAGCTAGCCAAAGCACAGACTATACAGCATACACGTTCATACAACGAGCAGCATGGCTGTCTTCCTCTGACATAATTCTCTATAAACTACTTTAGATGAACCATGGCCTTCTGAAAACATAGGTTTCAGAAACTactctgaattcagaaacattgaaataaaagaaTCTTACCTTTTTGATAAGGTGCAACCTGCTCTCTGACTCAGTTTCTCGATGAGATGTAGCAAGTGGTGAAATGCCTCTGTTTTGGGAGAGATTCTCGGGATTGTTTCTCTCCACTAAGTGAAGCAGCTCCATTTGCCTCTgtacctttttttcttctttctccttctggagATGTGCGGGGTACTTGGCTGATGCAGGAACATACTTTTTGAGAGGTTTGTTTATATTCCAAGCAGGCTTCTTAGGACATTTCTtcatgagttttgtttgtttctctgttcttCTGTACTGATTACACTGGCCATTATGCCAGCTGTTTTCTTTGTCTAAATTAGTGCCTTTATTCATACTTAGTTCTTGGTTCTCTTTTCTAATGTCAGTCTGTCCACTGAATTCTGCAGAAATCTCTGGAGAAGAAATGTTTCTAATACCCTTCTCTGTTACCGATCCACAGGGTGGTAGCGCATCATTGAAAATTCCTAAGTTTACGTCatctaaataaaaattacaaattattaattttaaaaacacaatttcTAATCACTTTTCTCAGTTATTTAATGACTCACAGTAGCATCTATTTCTTTGGGGCGGTGAGGCATGCCACATCATGCACAAGGGAGACAAAGGACAACTTACAAAGGTTGGTTCCTTCTGCCATAAGGGAAccaaggatggaactcaggccccTGGCCTTGGTGGCAATCACTTTTACCTGCTGTGCTAGCCTCCATCCCTAAGAATTTAATCCTCAATGAAGCTATACCCATTAAAGAACTGCTAATATCCCCTCCGAGAGAAGCTCAAAACCACTATTCTTTGATATTCTAGAAATGACTACTCCAAGTAGCCCATATAAACAGCCCAGTGCTACACACCCAGCAATTAGGAAGCGGAAGCAAGAGGATTAAAAGATGTCCAacgccagcctgttctacaaagttccaggaagCAAGTTCCGGTGAAGGCCAGACACCCtatcaaaaattgaaaaaatttaaaagtgataGACTGGCTTATTTAACTAGCATAAAGTTCTCAAAGTTTATTAACCATGTGAGATACATGTCAGAATCCCCTTATGCTAATTCCACTATATAAGGTATGCCTAATTTTGTTCATCTTTATAGACACAAGTTAGAAGTAACCTAAGTAATGCTGTTGTGAACCCAAGTTTCTATTATTTCAGGAAGACCTGGATTTTTGGGTTTTAGATGTAAGTTTTTTGAGCCACTGAAAAAACTGTTTTCTACATTTTACATTACCATTGATAAAGCATTTATAAGAGTTCATTTCAGTGGCACCACAAATATCACAATGCCCTATCACACTTAAACCATCTTTTCATGCAAACGGTGGCTAATTTGGTGTACTAAACTAAAATCTCAAGTAACTGGCAGaaaatagtgatgtgtttgtggcTGTTTACTCCAGAAGAGAGGTTCTTGAGCCTCAGGAgaataattaataatgataataataccaCCACCCATGTCTGAAAGAAATATCTTGGAAGATTCTTGAGGGACCCTTCCCAGCAAGGAACCCCTGCTGGAGGAGGAGAGTGACCAACAGACTTGCAGAGAGCCTGACTGAGCCTGGGCAGAGCTCTAGGCTGCAGTTTCAGAGTAGACAGCAGTTTGGGGTGCGCTCTTTGGTAATACAGCTGCTTTTGAGTTATCCCTAATATTCTACAGTAATTCCTGGCCCAGAATCCTGTTAGTAACtctaataaaaattacattagTTTACCAATAGAACATGAGTGCAATTGTAACTCTGGTCTCTTGGGCTTCCTTTTTGTGTGGGATATGTTGCATCTCCCGGGAAAGGTCTGAGTACCAGGTGGATAGTCTGAGTTTGAACATCTCTAACTCCAGAGTAGCTTGGACAGTGTGATCCTTTGACTTAAAAGTTAGTGTAGGATCAGCAGGAgccataaataaatacttaacagGAAGGCCTACTGGTAACTAGTTCTAAATGggaaaaagataaaataacttcacagaactgagaaaatgaaacaaaaatggtTTCAATAAGATGCCTCTGGGAAAGTTGCCTCAAAAAATCTCTAAACCCAGGGgctgagctggctcagcaggtaagagcaataCTGCCCCTGAAGTCTGGCTCTCAGTACCTATctacctataactctagctccaggaaatttgacaccctcttctggtcttcacacCCTGCACTCACTTATACAGCCCACACACCCCTATATATAAaaactgaattaaaaataaatacttttaaaaatgattcagGGGTATCCAGTATGACtgctgcctttttaaaaatttaaaatgtgctgTGTACTATCAGTCGCTGGGGTGATGCAGATCAGAATCTAGGTGTTGCAAGGCCATGGAAAAGGTAAGAATACCTCTATACCACTAGTGAGACAGGTACTCTAGATGACGGCTCAGCAGCTCCCCAAATGCTTAATGCACCTATCTCAGAACTCAGAAACTCCAACTCCTCTCTCTAAGAGAACGGAAAATTTATAACTCTTCATAGTGGCACTATTTACAATAGTCCTAAGTATAAATAACTGAAATATTCATAGAGTCATAGGCAAAATCCAGTATAAGACAGTCAATGTAATTGCATCACAATAATATCTACAACATAGGTAAACCCATATATTATGCTGAAACTCAGTGTTAGCCAGACACAAGAGGCCATTACAGCATAATTCCAATAATGAAAAGTAAAAAACACATAAATATTCTAAGACAAAATGAACTGGAGAGATTGAAGAGAGTAAAACTGTGAATTACTCATCTCTGAGTACTGTGCTCAGttccaacacaacacacacacacactaacaaaacTGGAATGAAATTAGCATGACCCCTGTGCAAGGATAACAGGCAACTTGGTTAAGTGTTCCGTAATTTTAAAGTACATGGGAAATAAATTTGAATAGCCAAAATGGTCCTAAGACTGTGACACTAACTACACAGGTATGAGTATGTTAACCTAAGACAGCTAgcatggtggtgtatacctttagttgtagaacttggaaggcagaggcagggaaatttccgggagtcccaggccagtctggtctatacagtgagcttCTATGCACCAAATAGCATCCCTTAAATAGGTAAGATGTGGTCTAGACATTTGGCTtactggtagaatgcttgcctagaatgTGCAAGGCCCTTGTTCCCTGAACTACAGAAGAAAAGATGggagagaactttttttttttctgtgtgagtTAGATCTCATCATAAACCCAAAACTAAAAAGAGACCCCTTTATTTTGTTAAGTTTCTGAGCTAGAGACAAAGTCGCTCAGGTTGGTGAAGCACTTGCTAGCTAGCATGCTCTACATCTTGGGTTCAGTCCCCTAGTACCACATAAAAAGGGCATGGtgctacatgcctttaatcccagtgttcagcaggtagaggcaggaCGATTAGTTctaggtcacccttggctacaagAGACCTTTTCACAAAGGCAAAATAAAAACCCAtcagatgttttcattttaagtgtGAACCAGAACTTAGAACACTTCACATGAGTACCTGTCTGCACGCCTGTGTCCTTCTTGGGAGAGGCTGTTGAAGTGTCAGCAGTCTCCTCAGGGTCACTGTGGGAACTGGAGATGGTAGTGAATGCCTTATAATCCACTTGTGCTGTGTCAAATAGCAATGAGAAACAGACCTGAAAATGACATCTAAAGAGTACCAACAAACTCATGTGGGGGCTAGGGACAGAGTGGAGTGACAGTGTGCCTagcacacaaggccctgggtttgagcccttGCACTGAAAGATGAAAGTAAGCTAGACTTTTTGACTTAATCACCATAAACTGTAGTAAAAATTTTTGAAAGGTGAGACTTAAGATTGTAGCCTAAATTTATTACGAAAAGTTACCTGTATTCTTAGCACTTGCTGAATTTAAAAATCTAAGAATGCATATTAAAGTACATATGTTACCTATTTCAGGATGACTAGAAATTTCTACAGAAAAGATACTGCAAAGTAATGTTTTAGGACAGCTTTCTAAATTAGTAAGGATGGCTTAGGGGAAAAGActcaattcctttaaaaatatacttagttAATGTGTGTTTCTAAGGAATTAAAATAGACAAGTATTTGAAACCATCTTTAAGATCAAAACTGTAAGTTCTGATTAGTCCCTTACCACCAAGATTTTGAATCAGCCTGGATGTATCATGTCCCTTCTGAGCCAGTTCTCTGATCCTCTGCTCCTGTTTGAGCCTCTGTGCCAACTCCTGAGCTCGCTGCATTGTGTGGAATAGCTCGTTTGTCTTTAGAGTCATGATTTCCTATCAAGAGTgacaaacacaggaaaacagttACCAAGTGCATTTCATTCAATGATGTGACTGTTGGATTCAGTACAAGCGCTCATGCTCTCCCTACGGATCAGATGCTGGTCTAGATACAGTCAACAGGGCGAAATTCTGGCCTTTTAGAACTACAGTTCTAACGTGCTTTTTTTGTTCTTGCTATTAGACATGACTGTATATACCAGGTTATCCttggcctcccaaatgctgggtagGCGAGCactaccaccatgcctagcagtCTCGGCCTACTCAATGAAACTGAAGTGCAGGCTCTTATGTTCCCCTATCCACGTCCCATTTTTGTAACGTTGCAAGTGAAAACTAGCAAGGAAGTGCAgactttgtgtttttaaaactgaTAACTGAATTATCACTGATTGATCTGTTGTTTCTTAGGTCAGCTCAGACATAGCCCCTGGACCACCCTACCTGCCCTGTGTGAATCAGTAATGGAGGGTCTTGCTATACAGTGAGACATCAACTCTTCGAAAAGGCTATTACTGAGCCCAAAGAGGCCTCTAACACAGCAAGGAATTTCATCACAATTTCAGCCAGTCATTACTCCTTTTAATATCTAGAATCATTATTACTTTAGATTTATTTAGGGGTATGAGGAGGTGGTAATGGCATTACAGtgtgtatatggaggtcagatgTCAACTTTCAGAGTCCTCTCCTGGCACATGAGTTCCAGGTACTGGTGGCCAAGAGCCCTTATCAGTTGAGCCATGCTTGCAGGCCTAATACCTAGAATGATTAGGTTCTATGTATCCAGAGCACGGTGCTGCATTCACCCTGACCGCCTCCCCTTCACAGGCCAGGCATGCAGCATCTGCCATCTGGCCCTCGCCAAGCAGCCCTTTCCTTACTCTGCTGTAATGTCTCTCCATGCAGCCCACAATTCAGAATACAGACCTCGGTCTCTTCATTTCTTCCATGCTACGGGAACctacttctctctgtctctgcttcagaaTGTCCTCTTCATACTGCCTCTGCATCTCCTCCCGTTCCCTTGCCAAGCGCAGCTCCagttcctgctcctccttctttctttgttcttcctcTAGCCGCTTCTTCCTGCGGTTCTCTTCTACCTGAGCCATGATTGCTTTCTAGTCATAAATAATTACAAGTTACTGTCACAAATAAGAATGCATGCAGCACTAGCTTTGATGGTGAGAACATGATTGATCAGCTATACACAGTAGTGTTGGGAGAGAATTGTGCTTACTGAGCCTGTGTAACACAGAGAGTCAACTAAAGAAATCACCTCCGCACTCAGCACGCTGCCTGAGAGATGGGAGAAGCTCTCAGCTTTTCACTGAgctcaagaaagaaaattaactaaCCCAGATTACGCGTATAAAATGTTTAAGATGAATTACTGAACAGAGGCTACATGCTGAGTGTGATCTGTGCTGGGCACAGTGTTGCGTGCTGAGTGCCTGTCTAGGCTGAATACTTGCTGAGAGGCCCCTGCTACTTAGAAGACTTAGGTAAGAAGACATTTG comes from the Mus musculus strain C57BL/6J chromosome 14, GRCm38.p6 C57BL/6J genome and includes:
- the Ccdc66 gene encoding coiled-coil domain-containing protein 66 isoform X2; translated protein: MGNKFKIAKCPLRTKQTGHTLKSTQNTYIGNENLSQKKISTLDTSQAKPENSRLTFSPSTDKQYSEKDSVRVQKEISPTTSNIRKIINTTGTCPVAKQKPCKKNPTAETMNSGLVCLTQDQLRQILMLSVNQGNGSVCLTETGEEEASQDSLHLINIPSQPKDVNDTGFLQNTEAASPVTSEHEHVHRRAQEAFQQCEQKAATENEWKPADIFSTLGERERDKSLLEARRAQWKKELDEQVALKKKEKEASQKWHNPWKPSDIECEKSQVHDQSKEARLLESPCSAIKQEQQRKWIEELNKQVEDDQQRKAEERMIYSKGEEHDRWAVHFDSLKSHPGSQSRLSSQLTHQHLESLCVSPDTQELADVNGVFTPPPGVQAEPSEKEQRARPVLEMAVSHGPKTNFLRSMTALLDPAQIEERERRRQKQLEHQKAIMAQVEENRRKKRLEEEQRKKEEQELELRLAREREEMQRQYEEDILKQRQREEIMTLKTNELFHTMQRAQELAQRLKQEQRIRELAQKGHDTSRLIQNLGAQVDYKAFTTISSSHSDPEETADTSTASPKKDTGVQTDDVNLGIFNDALPPCGSVTEKGIRNISSPEISAEFSGQTDIRKENQELSMNKGTNLDKENSWHNGQCNQYRRTEKQTKLMKKCPKKPAWNINKPLKKYVPASAKYPAHLQKEKEEKKVQRQMELLHLVERNNPENLSQNRGISPLATSHRETESESRLHLIKKVEEPLKTPSVSKERFQTSPAVKNRTQQTQSNVLHLPLKNNDYEKETLTLGDGHTKLSDEMSEPSHFIPYVRTNEIYYLDPDAPLSRPSTQDNQYQKSHDCAREQELFDSDHIRDPLLNPKLVKNRDRQQAILKGLSELRQGLLQKQKELETNLIPLTANQEDNFSSSF
- the Ccdc66 gene encoding coiled-coil domain-containing protein 66, giving the protein MNLGDGLKLETELLDGKTKLILSPYEHKSKVSVKMGNKFKIAKCPLRTKQTGHTLKSTQNTYIGNENLSQKKISTLDTSQAKPENSRLTFSPSTDKQYSEKDSVRVQKEISPTTSNIRKIINTTGTCPVAKQKPCKKNPTAETMNSGLVCLTQDQLRQILMLSVNQGNGSVCLTETGEEEASQDSLHLINIPSQPKDVNDTGFLQNTEAASPVTSEHEHVHRRAQEAFQQCEQKAATENEWKPADIFSTLGERERDKSLLEARRAQWKKELDEQVALKKKEKEASQKWHNPWKPSDIECEKSQVHDQSKEARLLESPCSAIKQEQQRKWIEELNKQVEDDQQRKAEERMIYSKGEEHDRWAVHFDSLKSHPGSQSRLSSQLTHQHLESLCVSPDTQELADVNGVFTPPPGVQAEPSEKEQRARPVLEMAVSHGPKTNFLRSMTALLDPAQIEERERRRQKQLEHQKAIMAQVEENRRKKRLEEEQRKKEEQELELRLAREREEMQRQYEEDILKQRQREEIMTLKTNELFHTMQRAQELAQRLKQEQRIRELAQKGHDTSRLIQNLGAQVDYKAFTTISSSHSDPEETADTSTASPKKDTGVQTDDVNLGIFNDALPPCGSVTEKGIRNISSPEISAEFSGQTDIRKENQELSMNKGTNLDKENSWHNGQCNQYRRTEKQTKLMKKCPKKPAWNINKPLKKYVPASAKYPAHLQKEKEEKKVQRQMELLHLVERNNPENLSQNRGISPLATSHRETESESRLHLIKKVEEPLKTPSVSKERFQTSPAVKNRTQQTQSNVLHLPLKNNDYEKETLTLGDGHTKLSDEMSEPSHFIPYVRTNEIYYLDPDAPLSRPSTQDNQYQKSHDCAREQELFDSDHIRDPLLNPKLVKNRDRQQAILKGLSELRQGLLQKQKELETNLIPLTANQEDNFSSSF
- the Ccdc66 gene encoding coiled-coil domain-containing protein 66 isoform X3, giving the protein MNLGDGLKLETELLDGKTKLILSPYGQDSLHLINIPSQPKDVNDTGFLQNTEAASPVTSEHEHVHRRAQEAFQQCEQKAATENEWKPADIFSTLGERERDKSLLEARRAQWKKELDEQVALKKKEKEASQKWHNPWKPSDIECEKSQVHDQSKEARLLESPCSAIKQEQQRKWIEELNKQVEDDQQRKAEERMIYSKGEEHDRWAVHFDSLKSHPGSQSRLSSQLTHQHLESLCVSPDTQELADVNGVFTPPPGVQAEPSEKEQRARPVLEMAVSHGPKTNFLRSMTALLDPAQIEERERRRQKQLEHQKAIMAQVEENRRKKRLEEEQRKKEEQELELRLAREREEMQRQYEEDILKQRQREEIMTLKTNELFHTMQRAQELAQRLKQEQRIRELAQKGHDTSRLIQNLGAQVDYKAFTTISSSHSDPEETADTSTASPKKDTGVQTDDVNLGIFNDALPPCGSVTEKGIRNISSPEISAEFSGQTDIRKENQELSMNKGTNLDKENSWHNGQCNQYRRTEKQTKLMKKCPKKPAWNINKPLKKYVPASAKYPAHLQKEKEEKKVQRQMELLHLVERNNPENLSQNRGISPLATSHRETESESRLHLIKKVEEPLKTPSVSKERFQTSPAVKNRTQQTQSNVLHLPLKNNDYEKETLTLGDGHTKLSDEMSEPSHFIPYVRTNEIYYLDPDAPLSRPSTQDNQYQKSHDCAREQELFDSDHIRDPLLNPKLVKNRDRQQAILKGLSELRQGLLQKQKELETNLIPLTANQEDNFSSSF
- the Ccdc66 gene encoding coiled-coil domain-containing protein 66 isoform X5 codes for the protein MIYSKGEEHDRWAVHFDSLKSHPGSQSRLSSQLTHQHLESLCVSPDTQELADVNGVFTPPPGVQAEPSEKEQRARPVLEMAVSHGPKTNFLRSMTALLDPAQIEERERRRQKQLEHQKAIMAQVEENRRKKRLEEEQRKKEEQELELRLAREREEMQRQYEEDILKQRQREEIMTLKTNELFHTMQRAQELAQRLKQEQRIRELAQKGHDTSRLIQNLGAQVDYKAFTTISSSHSDPEETADTSTASPKKDTGVQTDDVNLGIFNDALPPCGSVTEKGIRNISSPEISAEFSGQTDIRKENQELSMNKGTNLDKENSWHNGQCNQYRRTEKQTKLMKKCPKKPAWNINKPLKKYVPASAKYPAHLQKEKEEKKVQRQMELLHLVERNNPENLSQNRGISPLATSHRETESESRLHLIKKVEEPLKTPSVSKERFQTSPAVKNRTQQTQSNVLHLPLKNNDYEKETLTLGDGHTKLSDEMSEPSHFIPYVRTNEIYYLDPDAPLSRPSTQDNQYQKSHDCAREQELFDSDHIRDPLLNPKLVKNRDRQQAILKGLSELRQGLLQKQKELETNLIPLTANQEDNFSSSF
- the Ccdc66 gene encoding coiled-coil domain-containing protein 66 isoform X1; the encoded protein is MMGNKFKIAKCPLRTKQTGHTLKSTQNTYIGNENLSQKKISTLDTSQAKPENSRLTFSPSTDKQYSEKDSVRVQKEISPTTSNIRKIINTTGTCPVAKQKPCKKNPTAETMNSGLVCLTQDQLRQILMLSVNQGNGSVCLTETGEEEASQDSLHLINIPSQPKDVNDTGFLQNTEAASPVTSEHEHVHRRAQEAFQQCEQKAATENEWKPADIFSTLGERERDKSLLEARRAQWKKELDEQVALKKKEKEASQKWHNPWKPSDIECEKSQVHDQSKEARLLESPCSAIKQEQQRKWIEELNKQVEDDQQRKAEERMIYSKGEEHDRWAVHFDSLKSHPGSQSRLSSQLTHQHLESLCVSPDTQELADVNGVFTPPPGVQAEPSEKEQRARPVLEMAVSHGPKTNFLRSMTALLDPAQIEERERRRQKQLEHQKAIMAQVEENRRKKRLEEEQRKKEEQELELRLAREREEMQRQYEEDILKQRQREEIMTLKTNELFHTMQRAQELAQRLKQEQRIRELAQKGHDTSRLIQNLGAQVDYKAFTTISSSHSDPEETADTSTASPKKDTGVQTDDVNLGIFNDALPPCGSVTEKGIRNISSPEISAEFSGQTDIRKENQELSMNKGTNLDKENSWHNGQCNQYRRTEKQTKLMKKCPKKPAWNINKPLKKYVPASAKYPAHLQKEKEEKKVQRQMELLHLVERNNPENLSQNRGISPLATSHRETESESRLHLIKKVEEPLKTPSVSKERFQTSPAVKNRTQQTQSNVLHLPLKNNDYEKETLTLGDGHTKLSDEMSEPSHFIPYVRTNEIYYLDPDAPLSRPSTQDNQYQKSHDCAREQELFDSDHIRDPLLNPKLVKNRDRQQAILKGLSELRQGLLQKQKELETNLIPLTANQEDNFSSSF